AACGTTGTTATATAGAAAATGCTATTTTGGATAAAAACTGCAGGATAGGCAATGATGTCAGAATAAAAGGAGGGCTACATCTGGAAGATGGCGATTTCAAGACACATGCAATCTGTGATGGCATCGTTGTTGTAAAGAAAAATGCTGTAATCTCGAATGGTGTAAGTATAGGCTGTTAGCTATTTTTCAGACACAAATGAGTAAAGGACTAGGAGCTTTATGCACCTGGTCTTTTATTGAATTGTTTGCCTGATCCGAATTTGCACCAACATTTATACAATTCTTGCGCAAGTTGTCATCAATACGACCACACATAGTATCAATAAAACGATGACAGTTGTAGTATAGGGAGTTCTTCTCATGATCTTTTTTTATTTATTACTTATAAATTTAATTTGACAAAAGTCATGCCCATTATCATAACCTCTATCTTGATCCTCGAAACTGTAGTTTGAAATCTACAATCGATTGGTTTTATTGGTTTTGTGAAAAATGTTTAAATTCCACCAAGCGTAACTAGGAACTTTCGAAAAATACGCAATCTACTCCCTTTTTATTTCTTATTAATCAAGGTATTTGACAGATGTACTTGAACATCTGATCTTATGCGGTTGGTGCAACCGCAATTCCTCTAGCAAAAAACAGTTTCGTGAAATGAATAATACGTACTAAAAGAAGGTGATTTTAGCCGGATTGCGCAACAAACGCTATTTTTTATCGCTGAAATGTGAGATTTGAAATCGATTAATATTAGGAAAAATTATCCGTTTTTTATTTTATTATTTCTTATTTTCGGCACGGTATTAATCATCGGAATAGTTGACGGAAATTGGATGTTTTTCTTGCTTTTCGTTGGTTAACATAGATATTTCACTTTATAAAACTATAATGTTTAAGCTAAAAAATAACATAAAGATAACCCATTTCGTGTTATTAATAAGTATTCTTAATTTTATATTTTTCCATATCCCTTTTTTCTCATTTGTTTTTAAAAATATTGATTTTAAAAGTCTGAATGGCATTGTTCTGATCCTAAGCTTAGTGATTTTAATGCTGGTTTTAAACGCTTTTGTACTCTATTTAATATTTTTTCTGTCACGCCTTGTTGGCAAAGTTTTGCTGATTTTCTTTTTCATTGGCAATTCCATCGCGGTTTATTTTATCAATACCTATAGTGTTATCATAGACGAAACGATGGTGGGGAATATCCTCAATACCAATTACGCAGAGTCGAGTAGTTTTTTCTCTATTAAACTGATTTTATATGTCGTTCTATTGGGTATCCTACCGAGTATCTACATTGCAAAAGTGAAAATAGAAAATGTGAAATTAAAGCGTTTTCTTGTTACTTCTGCGCTCAGCCTATTGTTTATTATTGTTCTGATTTTTGCGAATGCGAGTAATTGGTTATGGATCGATAAAAATTCAAAAACGTTAGGCGGGTTAGCGATGCCTTGGTCTTATACGGTAAATTTCACACGTTTTTATATTCATCAGCAGCAGGAAAATAAAAAGGAAATCTTACTTCCTGATGCCAAAATAATGGATAACAAAAAGTCCGTTGTTATTTTGGTAATAGGTGAATCTGCTAGAAGTCAGAATTTTTCGTTGTATGGTTACAAGAAAAATACAAATCCCTTACTATCCAAGATCCCGAATCTACATCATTTTGAAGCTACTTCCTGTTCCACTTATACAACCGCAGGTGTAAAATGTATTTTGGAACATAAAAATAGCGGGGATTTATATGAGATATTACCAAACTATCTGTTCAGGAATGATGTAGATGTTGTCTGGAGAACTTCCAACTGGGGCGAACCTCCGGTTCACATCAAGGATTACA
The window above is part of the Sphingobacterium sp. ML3W genome. Proteins encoded here:
- the eptA gene encoding phosphoethanolamine--lipid A transferase EptA — its product is MFKLKNNIKITHFVLLISILNFIFFHIPFFSFVFKNIDFKSLNGIVLILSLVILMLVLNAFVLYLIFFLSRLVGKVLLIFFFIGNSIAVYFINTYSVIIDETMVGNILNTNYAESSSFFSIKLILYVVLLGILPSIYIAKVKIENVKLKRFLVTSALSLLFIIVLIFANASNWLWIDKNSKTLGGLAMPWSYTVNFTRFYIHQQQENKKEILLPDAKIMDNKKSVVILVIGESARSQNFSLYGYKKNTNPLLSKIPNLHHFEATSCSTYTTAGVKCILEHKNSGDLYEILPNYLFRNDVDVVWRTSNWGEPPVHIKDYKKAEQLTSNCQGEGCSYDEVLLAGLKEQILASKKDKIFIVLHTSTSHGPTYSKKYPAQFEMFKPVCNSVELGKCSKEELVNAYDNTIVYTDYILNRLIEDLKELKQYQSAMLFVSDHGESLGENNLYMHGLPMSIAPKEQYDIPFIVWVSDPAKELKPNKILTQNHVFHSVLNFLNIQSPIYDENMDIFK